The DNA segment TGTAAAAATATCTTGTAGGTTGATGGAAGATATATCTGATAAGTATGTTCATAATCTAAAAAAAATTGTGGAAATTAATAAAATTGTATTCAAAGAGAAACTTTGTGAGTTTGAAAAGAAATTTGCAACTTTACTTTCTGAACTAGTAATGTTCATAGCTGAAATTGATCTTACTGTTTCAAATATAAAAACTAGTAAAAAGTACAATTACACATGTCCTAAAATTGTAAAAACAAAAGATGATGAGAATTTTATAGAGTTAATAGAACTTAGACATCCAATAATAGAAAGTAATGAAGAAAGTGGTATTTATGTACCAAATGATATTATTTTAGGAGAGCTTAATCTAGCATCAAAAGAGTATCAGGATAATATTATTATTAAAAACTCAAATTCTATAAATTTGCAGAATAATAAAATGCATGGAGTTTTATTGTTTGGAATTAATTCTTCAGGCAAATCTTCTTTAATGAAAGCTATTGGTATAAGTGTTATTATGGCACAAGCTGGATTTTTTGTACCTTGTAAGAGTATGAGATTTTCTATTTTTGATTCAATTTTCACACGAATTAGTGGGGCTGATAATATTGCAAAAGGTTTATCGAGTTTTGCTGTTGAAATGATGGATCTAAAAAATATTTTTAATAGAGCAACTAAAAAATCACTTATTTTAGGTGATGAAATAAGCCATAGTACAGAGACTCTAAGTGGACTTAGTATTGTTGCAAGTGCTATTTTAAAATTGGCTCGTCTTGAAGCACTTTTTGTTTTTGCAACTCATTTACATCAATTACCACAAATTCCAGAGATAGAAAAATTAAAAAATATAATTTGTTTACATCTTGCAGTCATGTATGTTGACGATGAAGATAAACTAGTTTTTAATAGAAAATTAGACTATGGTAGCGGCTCATCTATTTATGGTTTAGAATTTGCAAAATCTTTGCATATGGATAGAGAATTCTTAAATGTTGCAAATGAGATTAGAAAAAGATTGAGTGATGATTATACAAAAATTGAAAGATTAACTCATAAAAATAGTTCAAAATATAATAGTAATCTTTATACTTCGACTTGTATAATTTGTGGTAGAGCTTGTGATGAGGTTCATCATATAGTTGAACAATCAAAAGCAAATTCAGATGGGTTTATTGGGCATATAAATGCAAATCATAAATATAATCTTATTCCTCTTTGCAAACTTCATCATAAAATGGTTCATGATGGTTCTATAAATATTAATGGTTTTGTAACCACTTCAAAAGGCTTAGAATTACACTATACTATGATTGAAAAATAATTTATTTAGGATTCATATGGATTTCTTTATTTCAACATTTATAAAAATGTTTTTTATTATGACGCCATTTTTTGTTCTTAGTGTATTTTTAACTATAACTAATGAAGCAACTTTACATGATAAAAGAAAATTAGCTATTAAAGTTACTTTTTCTGTTATGGTTATAGCTTTAGTTTTACTTTTTTTTGGGCAACACATTTTTAAAATATTTGGTATAACTCTTGATGCTTTTAAAATTGGAGCAGGGGCACTACTATTTTTGACAGCAGTTGGTCTTATTTATGGAAACAAAGATGGACAAAAGCCAACAGATACAAATTTATCTGATTTAGCTGTTGTTCCTTTGGCTTTACCTATAACTATAGGACCCGGAAGTATTGGGGTATTACTTGTAATGGGAGCTGAATTTAATAGTTTTTCTAAATTGCTAATAGGAAGTTTGGCTATTCTTTGTGCGATTTTTTTAATAGGTACTATGCTTTACTTATCGAGTATAATAGAGAAATTTATAGGGAAAAATGGATTATTAATAATTTCAAAAATCACTGGTCTTTTTTTAGCAGCGCTATCAGCTCAAATAATGTTTGATGGAATAAAAGGATTTTTAGGATTATAAAAATTTGTAGAGATTTTCCTCTACAAATTAATAGTCTAATTTATCACCATTTTTTAGTATATCTTTTGTAAATCTTACAACTTTATTTCTACCAGTTGATTTTGCTTCATATAATGAAATATCAGCATATTTAATACATTTATAGAACTGGTCTGTATCTTTTGTATAGAAAGAGTAACCAATACTTACTGTTTTTGTAAATGAATCTCCATTATAATTAAATACTATTTTAGAGAATTCTTTATTTATTTTGAGGGCTAATTCATGAGCACTTTCTTCTGTTGGATTTCTCATTAGAATTAAGAACTCTTCTCCACCATATCTTATTATGAATTCATTTTCACTAATACATTTCTTCATAACAATTGAAAGTTTTCTTAAAATATCATCTCCAACATCATGACCATATGTATCATTCACCATTTTGAAGTAATCAATATCTAAAAACATTATTGCGAAAGTAGTTCCCTCTTTTAATTCAAGAGGAAGTTTTTTATCTATGAATTCATCTAAATATTTTCTATTATAAAGACCTGTTAAAGCATCAGTAAGATTTTTATGTTTTAGTGCATCCATTAAAATTTTACTTTCTAAAATAGGTTTCGTTTCTTCTAGATACTTTTTGATTATACCAATTTGAGATTTTACGTGGTTTAATTCTTCTTCATTGTTGCTTACTATATGTATTACAATATTTGCTTGTTCGTTTACAAAAAATGGTATACAAATGTGCTTGTCATCATCTTTACATGAAGCAATTCTACAAATTTCTGGAAAATTCTCAGAAGCAATAATACTGTTTGTTCTTTCAGCTCTACAATACTCTTTTATACCCTTTGTTAAATTACAGCAAGGTATTTTCTCTTTTGAAGCAAATATTGTTTTTCTTTCATTTTTCATTAAATCAGTTTCAAATATGAAAAAGTTTTTTATTTCTAGTTTATCCCTTAAAACTATTGTTAATCTATAATAAATATCTTCTTTCGTTAAATCGTTTTCAATAGTTTTTTTGTAGTTATATATTTCACTAATATCTTCTATAATCTCTTTTGCAGTTATCAATTTATCATGATTCATATTTACAGATCTATTATGAACGAAAGATGTTAGATTTTTTTCAATACCTGTTAATACAGTTTCTAGTTTATCAATTAATTCATTTAACCAAATAGAAGCTTCCTTATCTTCTTTTAGAACACCATTTTTTGCTCTAACTGAGTAATCTCCTTCGTGAACTTTTTTCAAAGTATCTGTTATTTGATCAAATGAGCTTGTGTAAGGGGCAATTTTATTTCTAATATAGATTAAAATAATAACTAAGAATATTGCTATAGTTCCAATAATATATAAAAGAACAATAATGTTTGAAACTCTATCTTCTCTAATATCAAAACTTAATGATATAGCTCCTAAAACTTCACCTTCTTTTGCATTATGACAAGATAGACAATTTGGCTTATCCATAGACGAGGCAGTGTAGGGGATAGTTACTCTTAAATTTGCATTGAAAAAAGATTCATTAATTACAGTTTTTTCTTTTCCTGTTTGAAGAACTTCAAGATCTACATTATCTTTAGGATTTTCATTTGATAGAGTTGATTTTCCAAATTGTTCACTTACACTTTTTGCTCTAATAACCCATAAATCTTTTACATTATCTAGTTGGCTTATACTATTCAAGAAAACATCTCTTTGATCCATATTGCCATTTACCATGTGGCTTGTAAGAGATTTTTTTACAATATCAGCAGTTAAATAGGCTTTTTTCTTAACTCCTTCATATCCAGTTTGTCTTGAACCAATAGCAACTAAAACAACAATTATTACTGTTAAAATGGTAATCATTGAGAAGATAATTAAAGTTATCTTTTTATTAGAACTCATACTCCACCCCTAAACTTACATTAGTTATTATCATATCATAAAATTATTTATTTATGATTAGATTTTCATTAAATTATAAAATTTTAAAAGCCTCTTCTAAATCTAAAGTTTCTTCATAAAAAGCTTTTCCGACAATTACTCCGCCAACATGACCATTCTCTTTACAAGCCTTTATATCATTTATATCTTTTACACCGCCACTTGCTATTGTATAAATACCACTTGAAATAGCAATATCTTTAGTAAATTCTACATTAACTCCACAAAGCATACCATCTTTACTAATATCTGTACAAATTATTGCTTCAACACCAGCATTTGCAAACTCTTGAGCTAAGTCAGTAGCTTTCATAGTTGAAACTTCTGCCCATCCTTCAACAGCAACCATTCCATTTAATGCATCAATTCCAACAGCAATTGGATATTTTTTTGCCATTTCTTTTACAAATTCTGGATTTTTTACGGCTATTGAACCAAGAATTAATCTATCAACACCTAATTCAAGATACATTTGAATAGTTTTTTCATCTCTAATTCCACCACCAAGCTCAATTTTTAAGTTACAATTTTCTCTAATCTTTTTTATTTGTTCTAAATTTGCAGGTTTTCCTTCAAATGCTCCATTTAAGTCTACGATATGAACCCACTTACTTCCTAATTCTTCAAATCTTTTTGCAACTTGCCAAGGCTCATCAGAGTATATTTTTGCACTATCCATAAGACCTTTGCTGAGCCTTACAGCTTTTCCATCTTTTAAATCAATTGCTGGTAGTATGTCCATTAGTTATTCCTTTTAATATATTATAAATTTATAAAATTCTCTAAAATTTTAAGTCCATTGTTATGTGATTTTTCTGGATGTGGTTGAAAACCAAAAATATTATTTTTGTTTACAGCACTTACAAAAGTATAACCGTATGTTGTCTCTCCAATAACATACTCATCTTTTGTTTTGGCATGGTATGAGTGTACAAAATATAAATAAGGATTTTCTAAATCTTTAAAAAGTGGGTTCTGTTTATTGATTATTCTATTCCATCCCATATGTGGAATTTTTAAATCTTCTTCCATTCTATTTTTATCAAATTTTACAACTTGACCTTCTATTAAATTTAGACCTTTTGTATATCCAAATTCCTCACTACTTTCAAAAAGTAGTTGCATTCCTAAGCAAATTCCCAGAAGAGGTTTTTTACTATTTGCAAAATTTATAATTTCATCTTTTAATCCACTACTTTCTAAATGTTCCATAGCATCTTTGTATGCTCCAACACCTGGAAGAATTAGCTTATCTAAATTTTTTATTTCATCGGGTTCTTTTACTATTTTTACATCTTTTGTAAATTTTAAACAAGCATTATAAACACTTGCTAAATTTCCCATATTATAGTCTATTATTCCTAGCATTAACATCCTTTTAAAGGGGAGATTATATCTTTTTTAATTTAAAAAAGAGCATAGAGTAAGGGCAAAGAGTACATTTACATTCTCTTTTTTTAAAGTATTTTTAGCTTCCAAAATTGTTGTTCCAGTAGTTATAACATCATCTATTATTATAACATCACAATTTTTGGACCAGTATATTTGAATTTTCTTGAATTCTTTTGTCTAAAGTCTAAATCTTTACCAGCATATTTTACTGTATTTGTTGATTTTAAAGTGTTGTAAATAGGTTTTATATAAGGATTTTTTAGATGTCTTGTTAAAATTGCA comes from the Aliarcobacter cibarius genome and includes:
- a CDS encoding GGDEF domain-containing protein, whose protein sequence is MSSNKKITLIIFSMITILTVIIVVLVAIGSRQTGYEGVKKKAYLTADIVKKSLTSHMVNGNMDQRDVFLNSISQLDNVKDLWVIRAKSVSEQFGKSTLSNENPKDNVDLEVLQTGKEKTVINESFFNANLRVTIPYTASSMDKPNCLSCHNAKEGEVLGAISLSFDIREDRVSNIIVLLYIIGTIAIFLVIILIYIRNKIAPYTSSFDQITDTLKKVHEGDYSVRAKNGVLKEDKEASIWLNELIDKLETVLTGIEKNLTSFVHNRSVNMNHDKLITAKEIIEDISEIYNYKKTIENDLTKEDIYYRLTIVLRDKLEIKNFFIFETDLMKNERKTIFASKEKIPCCNLTKGIKEYCRAERTNSIIASENFPEICRIASCKDDDKHICIPFFVNEQANIVIHIVSNNEEELNHVKSQIGIIKKYLEETKPILESKILMDALKHKNLTDALTGLYNRKYLDEFIDKKLPLELKEGTTFAIMFLDIDYFKMVNDTYGHDVGDDILRKLSIVMKKCISENEFIIRYGGEEFLILMRNPTEESAHELALKINKEFSKIVFNYNGDSFTKTVSIGYSFYTKDTDQFYKCIKYADISLYEAKSTGRNKVVRFTKDILKNGDKLDY
- the hisA gene encoding 1-(5-phosphoribosyl)-5-[(5-phosphoribosylamino)methylideneamino]imidazole-4-carboxamide isomerase, translated to MDILPAIDLKDGKAVRLSKGLMDSAKIYSDEPWQVAKRFEELGSKWVHIVDLNGAFEGKPANLEQIKKIRENCNLKIELGGGIRDEKTIQMYLELGVDRLILGSIAVKNPEFVKEMAKKYPIAVGIDALNGMVAVEGWAEVSTMKATDLAQEFANAGVEAIICTDISKDGMLCGVNVEFTKDIAISSGIYTIASGGVKDINDIKACKENGHVGGVIVGKAFYEETLDLEEAFKIL
- a CDS encoding MarC family protein: MDFFISTFIKMFFIMTPFFVLSVFLTITNEATLHDKRKLAIKVTFSVMVIALVLLFFGQHIFKIFGITLDAFKIGAGALLFLTAVGLIYGNKDGQKPTDTNLSDLAVVPLALPITIGPGSIGVLLVMGAEFNSFSKLLIGSLAILCAIFLIGTMLYLSSIIEKFIGKNGLLIISKITGLFLAALSAQIMFDGIKGFLGL
- the hisH gene encoding imidazole glycerol phosphate synthase subunit HisH, with product MLGIIDYNMGNLASVYNACLKFTKDVKIVKEPDEIKNLDKLILPGVGAYKDAMEHLESSGLKDEIINFANSKKPLLGICLGMQLLFESSEEFGYTKGLNLIEGQVVKFDKNRMEEDLKIPHMGWNRIINKQNPLFKDLENPYLYFVHSYHAKTKDEYVIGETTYGYTFVSAVNKNNIFGFQPHPEKSHNNGLKILENFINL